One Solea solea chromosome 5, fSolSol10.1, whole genome shotgun sequence genomic window carries:
- the cul4a gene encoding cullin-4A produces MAEDTRQEKRASFSSLSEHNTNGLARTSAVASGKSGASKKLVIKNFKDRPKLAENYTEDTWLKLRDAVGAIQNSTSIKYNLEELYQAVENLCSYKVSPTLYKQLRQVCEDHVQAQIHQFREESLDNLSFLKRMNRCWQDNCRQTIMIRSIFLFLDRTYVLQNSLLPSIWDTGLELFRTHIVSDSAVQKRTVDGILEQIELERNGETVDRSLLRSLLGMLSDLQVYKDSFEERFLIETNRLYAAEGQRLMQERDVPEYLHHVARRLDEENDRIMSYLDQSTQKPLISCVEKQLLGEHMTAVLQKGLSILLDGNRVTELALLYQLFSKVKGGLPTLLQFWRDYIKSFGGEIVCTPEKDKDMVQDLLDFKDKMDNVTQCCFTRNEGFINAMKEAFETFINRRPNKPAELIAKYVDSKLRAGNKEATEEELERILDKIMIIFRFIHGKDVFEAFYKKDLAKRLLVGKSASVDAEKSMLSKLKHECGAAFTSKLEGMFKDMELSKDIMIQFKQYIQNQSEPSNIELTVNILTMGYWPSYIPMEVHLPSEMVKLQEVFKVFYLGKHSGRKLQWQPTLGHAVLKSEFKEGKKELQVSLFQTLVLLMFNEGEEFSMEEIRTATGIEEGELRRTLQSLACGKARVLNKNPRGKDVEDGDRFNLNNDFKHKLFRIKINQIQMKETVEEQVSTTERVFQDRQYQIDAAVVRIMKMRKTLSHNLLVSEIYNQLKFPVKPGDLKKRIESLIDRDYMERDKETPNQYHYVA; encoded by the exons ATGGCAGAGGACACCCGACAGGAGAAGAGGGCCAGCTTCTCTTCTCTATCGGAGCACAACACCAACGGGCTGGCCAGAACGTCAGCTGTGGCCTCCGGCAAAAGTGGCGCTTCAAAGAAGTTAGTGATCAAAAATTTCAAAG ACAGGCCAAAACTAGCAGAGAATTACACTGAAGACACATGGCTGAAGCTACGGGATGCAGTGGGAGCCATTCAGAACAGCACATCTATAAAGTACAACCTGGAAGAACTCTATCag GCGGTGGAGAATCTGTGTTCTTATAAAGTTTCCCCTACTCTGTACAAGCAGCTACGACAGGTCTGTGAAGATCACGTGCAAGCTCAGATCCACCAGTTCAGAGA AGAGTCTTTGGACAACCTTTCCTTCCTGAAGCGAATGAATCGCTGCTGGCAAGACAACTGCAGGCAAACC ATAATGATCCGAAGTATCTTCCTCTTTCTGGATCGTACATACGTGCTTCAGAACTCCCTTCTTCCCTCCATATg GGACACTGGGTTGGAACTGTTCCGCACCCACATTGTGAGTGACAGTGCAGTGCAGAAGCGCACTGTAGATGGCATTTTGGAGCAGATAGAGCTGGAGCGGAATGGGGAGACTGTGGATCGCAGTCTGCTCAGGAGCCTGTTGGGCATGCTGTCAGACCTGCAG GTTTACAAAGATTCCTTTGAGGAGAGATTTTTGATCGAGACCAATCGTCTGTACGCAGCAGAAGGACAGAGGCTAATGCAGGAGAGAGAT GTGCCTGAGTATCTCCATCATGTGGCTCGACGGTTGGACGAGGAGAATGATCGCATTATGAGCTATCTCGACCAGAGCACTCA gAAACCACTTATTAGCTGTGTTGAGAAACAACTTCTAGGAGAACATATGACTGCAGTGCTACAAAAGG GTTTGAGCATCCTGCTGGATGGGAACCGTGTGACTGAGTTAGCCCTCCTCTACCAGCTCTTCAGTAAAGTGAAGGGAGGACTTCCCACACTGCTGCAGTTCTGGAGGGATTACATCAAG AGCTTTGGTGGAGAGATTGTATGTACTCCAGAGAAAGACAAGGACATGGTGCAAGACCTGCTGGACTTCAAGGACAAGATGGACAACGTCACACAGTGTTGCTTCACACGGAATGAGGGATTCATTAATGCCATGAAGGAGGCCTTTGAGACTTTTATCAACAGAAGGCCCAATAAACCGGCTGAGCTTATTG CTAAATATGTGGATTCTAAATTAAGAGCAGGGAACAAGGAGGCTACAGAGGAGGAGCTCGAGAGAATCCTGGACAAGATTATGATAATCTTCCGTTTCATACATG GAAAAGATGTCTTTGAAGCTTTTTATAAGAAAGATTTGGCAAAGCGTCTGCTAGTTGGAAAGAGTGCCTCTGTTGATGCTGAGAAGTCCATGCTCTCCAAGCTCAAACATG AATGTGGAGCAGCATTTACCAGTAAGCTCGAGGGAATGTTCAAGGACATGGAACTGTCCAAAGACATCATGATCCAGTTCAAACAG TATATCCAGAACCAGAGTGAACCAAGCAACATAGAACTTACAGTCAACATCCTCACTATGGGATACTGGCCTTCATACATACCCATGGAGGTTCACCTGCCCTCAGAG ATGGTAAAACTCCAGGAGGTGTTTAAGGTGTTCTATCTGGGCAAGCACAGTGGACGGAAGCTACAGTGGCAGCCAACATTGGGCCACGCTGTATTAAAATCCGAGTTTAAAGAG GGTAAGAAGGAGCTGCAGGTCTCGCTGTTCCAGACACTGGTTCTGCTGATGTTTAATGAGGGAGAAGAATTCAGCATGGAGGAGATTCGCACGGCCACCGGCATAG AGGAAGGAGAGCTCAGACGTACACTGCAGTCGCTGGCCTGTGGAAAAGCACGTGTCCTCAACAAGAACCCTCGAGGGAAAGATGTGGAGGATGGAGACCGCTTCAATTTAAACAAcgattttaaacacaaactgttCCGCATCAAGATCAACCAGATACAAATGAAGGAAAcg GTGGAGGAGCAGGTAAGCACCACAGAGCGCGTGTTTCAAGACAGGCAGTACCAGATTGATGCAGCTGTGGTGCGCATTATGAAGATGAGGAAAACCCTCAGTCACAACCTCCTCGTATCAGAGATCTACAACCAGCTGAAGTTCCCCGTCAAG CCGGGTGATCTTAAAAAGCGTATCGAGTCGCTCATTGACAGAGACTACATGGAGCGTGACAAGGAGACACCAAACCAGTACCACTATGTTGCCTGA